The following are encoded in a window of Streptomyces sp. SAT1 genomic DNA:
- a CDS encoding bifunctional serine/threonine-protein kinase/ABC transporter substrate-binding protein, producing MRPLTAQDPESVGGHRLLARIGTGGMGVVYLARSKGGALAALKVIRAEHAADPGFRARFRREAQAAARIDGRWTAPVTAADPEAAEPWIATAFVPGPSLAETVAEHGPLPPDTVRALGARLAEALAAVHAAGLVHRDIKPGNVLLAPDGPRLIDFGIARVGGVTALTATDVVIGTPGYLSPEQARARDEEVGPPSDVFSLGCVLAYAASGRPPFGGGVAPVVIFRTVHEDPGLGGITEDGLRTLVARCLAKDPAARPTVPELRAGLGDFGSDDWLPPGLHAVIAERSAQVLHLPEPERPAVPATLVDEPPAPSRRHLLVLGGTAAVVLAGGGSTAAWLAGSGKGPSSSAASRPRRTVAVQADLSGSGKELGTSVVHGVRLAAEQHNARADRRFDLALTVLDDGGDAGRADEAARRLVADGRVCAVIGPTSDATALAAQDRYKKALLPMMTAWAGSDALYAAVDTENPTSSVFQLRPSDSAMGAPLVRCLTSLRPARRVFLVEDQAAPDYSWPIAHNLMVNPPSHGTVTRHQVAAGTGDFGPAVAAALAAHAQAVVYCGESPRRAAACARALQAAGFTGIPAATEAVLTPEFLRAAGTAAEGWVFSATFVDPARLTTAAGFVRSFKKRYGVRSVGRGAAEAYDALGLLAQVLATPGTGLADRSTLTHRLRTASYRGITRTYAFRVPTGAVEEEPGLFLWRVEHGTPLFLGQYQQAKLY from the coding sequence GTGCGTCCGCTCACCGCGCAGGACCCGGAGTCGGTCGGCGGCCACCGCCTGCTCGCGCGGATCGGCACGGGCGGCATGGGCGTCGTCTACCTCGCCCGTTCCAAGGGCGGTGCCCTGGCCGCCCTGAAGGTGATCCGCGCCGAGCACGCCGCCGACCCCGGGTTCCGGGCCCGCTTCCGCCGCGAGGCACAGGCCGCCGCGCGGATCGACGGCCGCTGGACCGCCCCCGTCACGGCCGCCGACCCCGAGGCGGCCGAACCCTGGATCGCGACCGCCTTCGTCCCCGGGCCCTCGCTCGCGGAGACCGTCGCGGAGCACGGGCCGCTGCCCCCGGACACCGTACGGGCACTGGGGGCGCGGCTCGCCGAGGCGCTCGCCGCCGTCCACGCGGCCGGGCTGGTGCACCGCGACATCAAACCGGGCAATGTGCTGCTCGCCCCCGACGGGCCCCGCCTCATCGATTTCGGCATCGCACGCGTCGGCGGGGTCACCGCCCTGACCGCGACCGACGTGGTGATCGGCACGCCCGGCTATCTCTCACCGGAACAGGCCCGTGCCCGCGACGAGGAGGTGGGCCCGCCCAGCGATGTCTTCTCCCTGGGCTGCGTCCTCGCCTACGCGGCGTCCGGCAGGCCGCCGTTCGGCGGGGGAGTGGCGCCCGTCGTGATCTTCCGCACCGTCCACGAGGACCCCGGCCTCGGCGGCATCACGGAGGACGGCCTGCGGACCCTGGTCGCCCGCTGTCTCGCCAAGGACCCGGCCGCCCGCCCGACCGTGCCCGAACTCCGCGCCGGACTGGGCGACTTCGGCTCGGACGACTGGTTGCCACCCGGGCTGCACGCCGTCATCGCCGAACGCTCGGCCCAGGTGCTGCACCTGCCCGAGCCCGAGCGGCCCGCGGTGCCCGCGACCCTGGTGGACGAGCCGCCCGCGCCGAGCCGCCGACACCTGCTGGTGCTGGGCGGTACGGCTGCCGTCGTGCTGGCAGGCGGTGGCTCCACGGCCGCCTGGCTGGCCGGCAGCGGCAAGGGGCCGTCCTCCAGCGCCGCCTCCCGGCCGCGCCGCACCGTCGCCGTGCAGGCCGATCTCTCCGGCTCGGGCAAGGAGCTCGGTACCTCGGTCGTACACGGAGTGCGACTGGCCGCGGAACAGCACAACGCGCGCGCGGACCGCCGATTCGACCTGGCCCTCACGGTCCTCGACGACGGGGGAGACGCGGGCCGGGCCGACGAGGCGGCCCGGCGCCTCGTCGCGGACGGCCGGGTGTGCGCGGTGATCGGGCCGACCTCCGACGCCACCGCCCTCGCGGCCCAGGACCGGTACAAGAAGGCGCTGCTGCCGATGATGACGGCCTGGGCCGGCTCGGATGCCCTGTACGCCGCCGTGGACACCGAGAACCCCACGTCCTCCGTGTTCCAGCTACGCCCCTCCGACAGCGCGATGGGCGCGCCCCTGGTCCGCTGTCTCACCAGCCTGCGCCCGGCCCGCCGCGTCTTCCTCGTCGAGGACCAGGCGGCCCCGGACTACAGCTGGCCAATCGCCCACAACCTGATGGTGAACCCGCCGTCCCACGGCACGGTCACCCGGCACCAGGTCGCCGCCGGCACCGGTGACTTCGGCCCAGCCGTCGCCGCCGCCCTCGCGGCACACGCGCAGGCCGTCGTCTACTGCGGCGAGTCCCCACGGCGCGCCGCCGCCTGCGCACGGGCGCTACAGGCGGCAGGCTTCACCGGAATCCCCGCGGCGACCGAGGCCGTCCTCACACCCGAGTTCCTGCGCGCGGCGGGGACGGCGGCCGAGGGGTGGGTCTTCTCGGCGACGTTCGTGGACCCGGCCCGTCTGACGACGGCCGCCGGTTTCGTACGGTCGTTCAAGAAGCGGTACGGCGTGCGGAGCGTGGGCCGGGGCGCGGCCGAGGCCTACGACGCCCTCGGTCTCCTCGCACAGGTCCTCGCCACCCCGGGAACGGGCCTCGCGGACCGCAGCACCCTCACCCACCGGCTGCGGACCGCGTCCTACCGGGGCATCACCCGGACGTACGCCTTCCGGGTACCGACGGGCGCGGTGGAGGAGGAACCCGGGCTGTTCCTGTGGCGGGTGGAGCACGGGACCCCGCTCTTCCTGGGCCAGTACCAGCAGGCGAAGCTCTACTAG
- a CDS encoding peptidase inhibitor family I36 protein — MRRVTPIALASLAFAAALGTAPAATAAVSAAPAAVVSAASYHCDPGHFCIYSGWDGGGSRCQWTAEKVANTADKCSFIRNGKKVLSLWNGTGHRVQYYTQTNYHARVGSTAAGHGGNLQGSYQIRSFKKQ; from the coding sequence ATGCGCCGTGTCACTCCGATCGCCCTCGCCTCGCTCGCCTTCGCGGCAGCTCTCGGCACAGCCCCCGCCGCCACCGCCGCCGTTTCGGCCGCCCCGGCAGCGGTCGTCTCCGCCGCGTCCTATCACTGCGACCCGGGGCACTTCTGCATCTACAGCGGCTGGGACGGTGGCGGCAGCCGCTGTCAGTGGACGGCGGAGAAGGTCGCCAACACCGCCGACAAGTGCTCCTTCATCCGCAACGGCAAGAAGGTGCTGTCGTTGTGGAACGGAACCGGCCACCGTGTCCAGTACTACACCCAGACCAACTATCACGCGCGTGTCGGCTCGACGGCCGCCGGCCACGGCGGCAACCTCCAGGGCAGCTACCAGATCCGCTCCTTCAAGAAGCAGTAG
- a CDS encoding family 2B encapsulin nanocompartment shell protein, giving the protein MSVDSTPEARTTAPQQSLSTAAARNLATITKSAPQMQEITSRWLLRMLPWVEAQGSTYRVNRRLRHTLGDGRIEFVQEGATVRVIPEELGELALLRGFDDTDVLTALAGRCTQRDFTAGEVLAERGSPADRIHLIAHGRLSQTSAGEYGGEVGIGILADGGHFGDNALLDPDATHDCTVTAETSGTLLTLSRADFDAVLASTPRLQAHVADFRSRARERQNKHGEAEIALSAGHVGETEVPGTFVDYELKPREYELSVAQTVLRIHTRVSDLYNGPMNQSEEQLRLTVEALRERQEHELVNNREFGLLHNADFKQRIQPRSGPPTPDDMDELLCRRRGTKFFLAHPRTIAAIGRGFSACGLYPDHVDLGGQSVPAWRGVPILPCNKIPISKEQTSSIIAMRTGEENQGVIGLRQTGLPDEYEPGLSVRFMGINEQAITSYLVSAYYSTAVLVPDALGVLENVRIAPGAGRGA; this is encoded by the coding sequence ATGTCCGTCGACAGCACCCCGGAAGCTCGGACCACCGCGCCACAGCAGTCCCTGAGCACCGCCGCCGCCCGCAACCTCGCCACGATCACCAAGTCCGCGCCGCAGATGCAGGAGATCACCTCCCGCTGGCTGCTGCGGATGCTGCCCTGGGTCGAAGCACAAGGCAGTACCTACCGCGTCAACCGACGGCTGCGGCACACCCTCGGCGACGGACGCATCGAGTTCGTCCAGGAGGGCGCCACGGTGCGCGTCATCCCGGAAGAACTCGGCGAACTGGCCCTTCTGCGCGGGTTCGACGACACGGACGTCCTGACCGCCCTCGCCGGGCGCTGCACGCAGCGGGACTTCACCGCGGGCGAGGTCCTCGCCGAGCGCGGCAGCCCCGCGGACCGGATCCACCTGATCGCCCATGGCCGGCTGAGCCAGACCTCGGCGGGGGAGTACGGCGGGGAGGTCGGCATCGGCATCCTCGCGGACGGCGGCCACTTCGGCGACAACGCCCTGCTCGATCCCGACGCCACACACGACTGCACGGTCACCGCCGAGACCTCCGGGACCCTCCTCACCCTCTCCCGCGCCGACTTCGACGCCGTCCTGGCCTCCACGCCCCGTCTCCAGGCCCACGTCGCCGACTTCCGCTCCCGCGCACGGGAGCGGCAGAACAAGCACGGCGAGGCCGAGATCGCCCTGTCGGCAGGTCACGTGGGCGAGACAGAAGTACCCGGCACCTTCGTCGACTACGAGTTGAAGCCGCGCGAGTACGAGCTCTCCGTCGCGCAGACCGTTCTGCGGATCCACACCCGCGTCTCCGACCTCTACAACGGTCCGATGAACCAGAGCGAGGAGCAACTCAGGCTCACCGTCGAAGCCCTGCGGGAACGCCAGGAACACGAACTCGTCAACAACCGCGAGTTCGGACTGCTGCACAACGCCGACTTCAAGCAGCGCATCCAGCCCCGCTCCGGCCCGCCGACCCCGGACGACATGGACGAGCTCCTCTGCCGTCGGCGCGGCACGAAGTTCTTCCTCGCCCACCCCAGGACGATCGCCGCCATCGGACGGGGCTTCAGCGCCTGCGGCCTCTACCCCGACCACGTCGACCTCGGCGGGCAGTCCGTCCCCGCCTGGCGCGGCGTCCCCATCCTGCCCTGCAACAAGATCCCGATCAGCAAGGAGCAGACCAGCTCCATCATCGCGATGCGGACCGGCGAAGAGAACCAAGGGGTCATCGGGCTGCGGCAGACGGGACTGCCGGACGAGTACGAACCGGGCCTGTCCGTACGGTTCATGGGCATCAACGAACAGGCGATCACCTCGTACCTCGTCAGCGCCTACTACTCCACCGCGGTCCTCGTGCCCGACGCCCTGGGCGTGCTGGAGAACGTGCGGATCGCGCCCGGCGCAGGCCGAGGCGCATGA
- a CDS encoding family 2 encapsulin nanocompartment cargo protein terpene cyclase — protein sequence MPEAVPDAPAPAVQDPPSAPSAPGFLTALHPPVGIPHPSPAPAPGSGDEAASGTTTAGSSLQRILCGPTGLGTTSLSLAGRYEPPLPAPQVPAPAAPAAGGAVPGLYHHPVPEPDPARVEEVSRRIKHWAEEEVQLYPEEWEAQFDGFSVGRYMVVCHPDAPTVDHLMLATRLMVAENAVDDCYCEDHGGSPVGLGGRLLLAHTAIDPFHSTAEYTPAWQESLGSDAPRRAYRSAMDYFVRAATPSQTDRYRHDMARLHMGYLAEAAWAQTDHLPQVWEYLAMRQFNNFRPCPTITDTVGGYELPADLHARPDMQRVIALAGNATTIVNDLYSYTKELDSPGRHLNLPVVIAERERLSERDAYLKAIEVHNELQHAFEAAAADLTEACPLPTVLRFLKGVAAWVDGNHDWHRTNTYRYSLPDFW from the coding sequence ATGCCCGAAGCCGTGCCCGACGCCCCCGCCCCGGCAGTCCAGGACCCTCCGTCCGCGCCGTCCGCGCCCGGTTTCCTGACCGCACTGCATCCGCCCGTCGGAATCCCTCACCCCTCACCCGCCCCGGCGCCCGGCTCGGGCGACGAGGCGGCGTCCGGCACGACCACGGCCGGCTCCTCCCTCCAGCGGATCCTGTGCGGCCCGACCGGACTGGGCACGACCTCGCTCTCCCTGGCCGGAAGGTACGAACCTCCGCTTCCCGCGCCGCAGGTCCCGGCCCCCGCCGCTCCCGCCGCCGGGGGAGCCGTCCCCGGCCTCTACCACCACCCCGTACCGGAGCCCGACCCGGCGCGCGTCGAGGAGGTGAGCCGCCGGATCAAGCACTGGGCCGAGGAGGAGGTGCAGCTCTATCCCGAGGAGTGGGAGGCACAGTTCGACGGCTTCTCCGTCGGCCGCTACATGGTCGTCTGCCACCCCGACGCCCCGACGGTCGACCACCTGATGCTGGCGACGCGGCTGATGGTCGCGGAGAACGCGGTGGACGACTGCTACTGCGAGGACCACGGCGGATCGCCCGTCGGTCTCGGCGGACGTCTGCTCCTCGCGCACACCGCGATCGACCCGTTCCACAGCACCGCGGAGTACACCCCGGCATGGCAGGAGTCGCTCGGCTCGGACGCCCCGCGCCGCGCCTACCGCAGCGCGATGGACTACTTCGTCCGCGCGGCGACCCCCTCCCAGACCGACCGCTACCGGCACGACATGGCCCGACTCCACATGGGCTATCTCGCCGAGGCCGCCTGGGCGCAGACCGACCACCTCCCGCAGGTGTGGGAGTACCTGGCGATGCGGCAGTTCAACAACTTCCGGCCGTGCCCCACGATCACCGACACCGTCGGCGGCTACGAGCTGCCCGCGGACCTGCACGCCCGGCCGGACATGCAGCGGGTCATCGCGCTCGCCGGCAACGCGACCACCATCGTCAACGACCTCTACTCGTACACCAAGGAACTCGACAGCCCCGGGCGGCACCTGAACCTGCCGGTGGTGATCGCCGAACGCGAGCGACTGAGCGAGCGCGACGCCTATCTGAAGGCCATCGAGGTCCACAACGAGCTCCAGCACGCCTTCGAGGCGGCCGCGGCCGACCTCACGGAGGCGTGTCCCCTGCCGACCGTGCTGCGCTTCCTCAAGGGCGTGGCCGCCTGGGTGGACGGCAACCACGACTGGCACCGCACCAACACCTACCGCTACAGCCTGCCCGATTTCTGGTGA
- a CDS encoding geranyl diphosphate 2-C-methyltransferase: MTTETTSTATAKIPAPATPYQEDIARYWNNEARPVNLRLGDVDGLYHHHYGIGAVDHAALGDPAHSEYEKKLIAELHRLESAQAEFLLDHLGPVGPGDTLVDAGCGRGGSMVMAHRRFGCTVEGVTLSAAQADFGNRRARELRIGDHVRSRVCNMLDTPFDKGSVTASWNNESTMYVDLHDLFAEHSRFLKVGGRYVTITGCWNPRYGQPSKSVSQINAHFECNIHSRREYLRAMADNRLVPQTVIDLTPDTLPYWELRATSSLVTGIEKAFIESYRDGSFQYVLIAADRV; the protein is encoded by the coding sequence GTGACGACCGAAACGACCTCCACCGCCACCGCGAAGATCCCGGCCCCGGCGACGCCCTACCAGGAGGACATCGCCCGCTACTGGAACAACGAGGCGCGGCCGGTCAACCTCCGCCTCGGTGACGTGGACGGCCTCTACCACCACCACTACGGCATCGGCGCCGTGGACCATGCCGCGCTGGGCGATCCGGCGCACAGCGAGTACGAGAAGAAGCTCATCGCGGAGCTCCACCGGCTGGAGTCGGCGCAGGCGGAATTCCTCCTGGACCACCTGGGCCCGGTCGGCCCCGGCGACACCCTCGTCGACGCCGGCTGCGGACGGGGCGGCTCCATGGTCATGGCCCACCGACGCTTCGGCTGCACGGTGGAAGGAGTGACCCTGTCCGCCGCTCAGGCCGACTTCGGCAACAGGCGCGCGAGGGAACTGCGCATCGGGGACCACGTCCGCTCCCGTGTGTGCAACATGCTCGACACCCCCTTCGACAAGGGAAGCGTCACGGCCTCGTGGAACAACGAGTCGACCATGTACGTCGACCTCCACGACCTGTTCGCCGAGCACTCCCGCTTCCTGAAGGTGGGCGGCCGCTATGTGACGATCACCGGCTGCTGGAACCCCCGCTACGGCCAGCCGTCGAAGTCGGTCTCCCAGATCAACGCCCACTTCGAGTGCAACATCCACTCCCGCCGTGAGTACCTGCGCGCCATGGCCGACAACCGGCTCGTACCGCAGACCGTCATCGACCTCACCCCGGACACCCTGCCCTACTGGGAGCTGAGGGCCACCTCGTCACTGGTCACCGGCATCGAGAAGGCATTCATCGAGTCCTACCGCGACGGCTCCTTCCAGTACGTCCTGATCGCGGCCGACCGCGTGTGA
- a CDS encoding TIGR04222 domain-containing membrane protein yields the protein MNAPWGFTGPEFLGLYAAGFVVAVLLGVAVRQAARRFYPVTDTDSVPDVYTIARVVGGQRQVVSTAVRALVQSGHLRMARDGTLTYSGSVPDEPVQRAVLEAARSQEITKAALMHEAALRLPEIRRAGGGARRLGLLPGRTRRLAGRSAGLPMLVLIGVGAARLVNGTRLGRPVGWLVLFLLVSLVVAAIFVCTPPRITPAGWYAVRNAGRSGYPVRWGPGGDGPQVPVGVLSVATAGWINLPDPTPRSSLFGSGFFSRSSSSSSSSSSSGGGGCGSGCGSGGGGCGG from the coding sequence ATGAACGCCCCCTGGGGTTTCACCGGCCCGGAGTTCCTCGGCCTGTACGCCGCGGGATTCGTGGTCGCCGTGCTGCTCGGCGTGGCCGTACGGCAAGCAGCCCGCCGCTTCTACCCCGTCACGGACACCGACTCCGTACCGGACGTGTACACCATCGCCCGGGTCGTCGGCGGGCAGCGGCAGGTGGTGAGCACCGCCGTCCGCGCCCTCGTCCAGAGCGGCCATCTGCGCATGGCCCGGGACGGCACCCTCACCTATTCCGGCAGCGTGCCCGACGAACCGGTGCAGCGGGCCGTCCTGGAGGCCGCGCGGAGCCAGGAGATCACCAAGGCGGCGCTGATGCACGAGGCCGCTCTGCGCCTGCCGGAGATCCGCCGGGCCGGGGGCGGTGCGCGCAGGCTCGGTCTGCTGCCCGGCCGCACACGCCGGCTGGCCGGGCGGTCGGCCGGGCTGCCGATGCTGGTGCTGATCGGGGTCGGCGCCGCCCGGCTGGTGAACGGCACCCGTCTGGGGCGTCCGGTGGGCTGGCTGGTGCTCTTCCTGCTGGTCTCTCTCGTGGTGGCGGCGATCTTCGTCTGCACACCGCCCCGGATCACCCCTGCCGGCTGGTACGCGGTACGCAACGCAGGGCGATCGGGTTACCCGGTGCGCTGGGGGCCTGGCGGCGACGGCCCCCAGGTGCCGGTCGGGGTGCTCTCCGTCGCCACGGCAGGCTGGATCAACCTCCCTGATCCGACACCCCGTTCGTCCCTCTTCGGCTCCGGGTTCTTCTCCCGGTCCTCCTCGTCCTCCTCGTCCTCGTCGTCGTCCGGAGGCGGTGGCTGCGGCAGCGGGTGCGGCAGCGGTGGCGGAGGGTGCGGCGGGTGA
- a CDS encoding phospholipase D-like domain-containing protein: MSLDGLPAPSASGGAGEADARKQRLRRRLERLIGVAATEGNALVPLRNGDEIFPAMLGAIRSARHTIDMMTFVYWRGQIARDFAAALADRSRAGVRVRLLLDGFGAKKIEQRLLDLMDEAGVQVAWFRKPAWLSPFKQNHRCHRKALVVDEHTAFTGGVGIAEEWCGDARGPGEWRDTHVRVRGPAVDGIAAAFAQNWAECHDELFDDRDRFTAHDQIGTSVVQVVRGSASIGWQDMQTLIRVVLASAEERFRLATAYFAPDAYFVDLLCRTARRGVCVEILLPGPHTDQRACRLAGQQHYTRLLQAGVHIRQYQPTMMHAKIITVDSVAALIGSTNFNRRSLDHDEEVMLAVLDEEFTAELDRDYETDLRRSVAIDLDRWKRRAVLQRLKETAVTPIRRFL; encoded by the coding sequence GTGAGCCTTGACGGCCTGCCCGCCCCCTCCGCTTCGGGCGGAGCCGGCGAGGCGGACGCCCGCAAGCAGCGCCTGCGCCGCCGCCTGGAGCGGTTGATCGGCGTGGCGGCCACCGAGGGCAACGCGCTCGTGCCGCTGCGCAACGGCGACGAGATCTTCCCGGCCATGCTGGGCGCCATCCGCTCGGCCCGGCACACGATCGACATGATGACCTTCGTGTACTGGCGCGGTCAGATCGCCCGTGACTTCGCCGCCGCCCTGGCCGACCGCTCCCGGGCGGGGGTGCGGGTACGACTGCTGCTCGACGGCTTCGGCGCCAAGAAGATCGAACAGCGGTTGCTGGACCTCATGGACGAGGCCGGGGTGCAGGTGGCGTGGTTCCGCAAGCCCGCCTGGCTCTCACCGTTCAAACAGAACCACCGCTGCCACCGCAAGGCCCTCGTCGTCGACGAGCACACGGCCTTCACCGGCGGTGTCGGCATAGCGGAGGAGTGGTGCGGCGACGCTCGCGGCCCCGGCGAATGGCGCGACACACATGTGCGGGTGCGCGGCCCGGCCGTGGACGGCATAGCCGCCGCGTTCGCGCAGAACTGGGCCGAGTGCCACGACGAACTCTTCGACGACCGCGACCGTTTCACCGCACACGACCAGATCGGAACCTCGGTCGTTCAGGTCGTCCGGGGCTCGGCCAGTATCGGCTGGCAGGACATGCAGACCCTCATCCGGGTCGTGCTGGCCTCGGCCGAAGAACGCTTCCGCCTGGCCACCGCCTACTTCGCGCCCGACGCGTACTTCGTCGACCTGCTGTGCCGGACCGCCCGGCGCGGCGTGTGCGTGGAGATCCTGCTCCCGGGCCCCCACACCGACCAGCGAGCCTGCCGGCTCGCCGGGCAGCAGCACTACACCCGGCTGCTCCAGGCGGGCGTGCACATCCGCCAGTATCAGCCGACCATGATGCACGCCAAGATCATCACGGTGGACTCGGTGGCCGCCCTGATCGGCTCGACCAACTTCAACCGCCGTTCCCTGGACCACGACGAGGAAGTCATGCTCGCCGTGCTGGACGAGGAGTTCACCGCCGAGCTGGACCGGGACTACGAGACGGACCTGCGCCGCAGTGTGGCCATCGATCTCGACCGGTGGAAGCGACGCGCGGTGCTCCAGCGGCTCAAGGAGACGGCCGTCACGCCGATCCGGCGCTTCCTGTGA
- a CDS encoding 1-acyl-sn-glycerol-3-phosphate acyltransferase has product MTDAEIPDAGKWGERPGRSAGPVLTGLRRTVTTALLLALVPVVAVLLVAACVLCAPVSLATRGPWRPVRIAAFALLYLLVDLAGLVAAAGLWVRRLPGRRDRARHAADAFALLERLLRVLRRAGERVFRLHVTVTPPPPEGCAHAAAPVLVLVRHAGVGDSFLLLQTLLSQAGLRPHTVLKRTLRADPALDVLVGRVPHCFLPAIGSRAEDAVGDLAAGLGAGDALVIFPEGGNFTPRRRRRAIASLRRRGLRRRASRAQRMRHVLPPRDAGALAAIAAAPTADVVFVAHTGLDSLHSARTVWARLPLREGVRAHWWRVPAGRVPRGEEARSEWLLAQWERVDRWIAGHADPDATHA; this is encoded by the coding sequence GTGACCGACGCCGAGATACCCGACGCGGGAAAATGGGGCGAGCGGCCGGGGCGGTCGGCCGGGCCCGTGCTGACCGGGCTGCGCCGTACGGTCACCACCGCGCTGCTGCTCGCCCTCGTGCCTGTGGTGGCCGTGCTCCTCGTCGCCGCGTGCGTGCTCTGCGCGCCCGTCTCGCTCGCCACCCGTGGTCCGTGGCGCCCGGTGCGGATCGCCGCTTTCGCCCTTCTGTACCTCCTGGTGGATCTGGCCGGGCTGGTGGCCGCCGCGGGACTGTGGGTGCGGCGGCTGCCCGGCCGACGCGACCGTGCGCGACACGCGGCGGACGCCTTCGCCCTGCTGGAGAGGCTGCTTCGGGTGCTGAGGCGGGCGGGTGAGCGGGTCTTCCGACTCCACGTGACGGTGACGCCTCCGCCGCCGGAGGGGTGCGCGCACGCGGCGGCGCCGGTGCTCGTCCTCGTACGGCACGCCGGGGTCGGCGACTCCTTCCTGCTGTTGCAGACACTGCTCAGCCAGGCGGGGCTGCGCCCCCACACCGTGCTGAAGCGGACATTGCGCGCCGATCCCGCCCTGGACGTCCTCGTCGGGCGGGTCCCGCACTGCTTCCTCCCGGCCATCGGGAGCCGGGCCGAGGACGCCGTCGGGGACCTGGCAGCCGGGCTCGGCGCGGGCGACGCCCTCGTGATCTTCCCGGAGGGCGGCAACTTCACCCCGCGCCGCCGCCGGCGCGCGATCGCATCGCTGCGCCGCCGGGGGCTGCGGCGGCGGGCGTCCCGCGCGCAACGGATGCGCCATGTCCTGCCGCCGCGGGACGCCGGCGCCCTCGCCGCGATCGCCGCCGCGCCCACCGCCGACGTGGTCTTCGTCGCGCACACCGGCCTCGACTCCTTGCACTCGGCGCGCACCGTCTGGGCCCGGCTGCCGCTGCGGGAGGGCGTGCGGGCGCACTGGTGGCGCGTACCCGCCGGGCGCGTCCCGCGCGGCGAGGAAGCCCGCAGCGAGTGGCTGCTGGCCCAGTGGGAGCGCGTCGACCGCTGGATCGCCGGGCACGCCGACCCGGACGCCACACACGCGTGA
- a CDS encoding patatin-like phospholipase family protein, with amino-acid sequence MEDGRPDRAPTRAFVLGGGGALGAYEVGMLKALFAAGVHPDLVVGTSVGAINGAAVAADPSQASVTRLADLWTGLGRAGVFSGSLLGRLTTAVRSGTHLYHPAPLRELLCAHLPVTRIEALSLPFQCVAANIERAAEHWFTDGPLVDAVLASCAVPGLLPPVRLGGAHFVDGGLVNSIPVGRAVALGATEIYVLQVGRVERALSPPRAPWQVALVAFEIARRHRFARDMADLPAGVTVRVLPSGSGADEGTATLRQLRYRTFGRTAERIERAYAASSRYVETVLGASDGAP; translated from the coding sequence ATGGAGGACGGCCGCCCCGACCGTGCACCGACCCGCGCCTTCGTGCTGGGCGGCGGGGGCGCCCTCGGCGCCTACGAAGTGGGGATGCTCAAGGCGCTCTTCGCCGCCGGAGTGCACCCGGACCTCGTCGTCGGCACGTCCGTCGGCGCGATCAACGGTGCCGCCGTCGCGGCCGACCCGTCGCAGGCGTCGGTGACCCGGCTCGCCGACCTCTGGACCGGCCTCGGACGCGCCGGTGTGTTCTCCGGGTCGCTGCTCGGGCGGCTCACCACTGCCGTGCGCAGCGGCACCCACCTCTACCACCCCGCGCCGCTGCGCGAACTGCTCTGCGCCCACCTGCCGGTGACCCGGATCGAGGCGCTGTCCCTGCCGTTCCAGTGTGTCGCCGCGAACATCGAACGGGCCGCCGAGCACTGGTTCACCGACGGACCGCTGGTGGACGCCGTGCTCGCCTCGTGCGCGGTGCCCGGCCTGCTGCCGCCGGTCCGGCTCGGCGGCGCGCACTTCGTGGACGGCGGCCTGGTCAACAGCATCCCCGTGGGCCGCGCGGTGGCCCTGGGCGCGACCGAGATCTACGTCCTTCAGGTAGGCCGCGTCGAGCGGGCGCTCTCCCCGCCGCGCGCGCCCTGGCAGGTGGCGCTGGTGGCGTTCGAGATCGCCCGCAGGCATCGGTTCGCGCGCGACATGGCGGACCTGCCCGCGGGCGTCACCGTGCGGGTGCTGCCATCGGGTTCGGGCGCCGACGAGGGCACGGCCACCCTGCGGCAGCTGCGGTACCGCACCTTCGGCCGGACCGCCGAGCGCATCGAGCGCGCCTACGCGGCCTCCTCCCGGTACGTCGAGACGGTCCTCGGCGCATCCGACGGCGCCCCGTGA
- a CDS encoding ATP-binding protein codes for MDRATLRIADARAFAADYLAASVTDDGRPLPESVAAAVQLVVSELVTNTVKYGSGPIELMLASGGGTLTVTVRDGDTTLPTPRLADPARVGQHGLEIVAALSQEVEIQREPDGKRITARIALNRPPRDG; via the coding sequence TTGGACCGTGCCACCCTGCGGATCGCTGACGCACGCGCCTTCGCGGCCGACTACCTGGCCGCTTCGGTGACGGACGACGGCCGCCCGTTGCCGGAGAGCGTCGCGGCGGCCGTCCAGCTGGTGGTGAGCGAACTCGTCACCAACACCGTCAAATACGGCTCAGGGCCCATCGAGCTGATGCTGGCCTCCGGCGGCGGGACGCTGACAGTCACCGTCCGGGACGGCGACACCACCTTGCCGACCCCGAGACTCGCCGACCCGGCGCGCGTGGGCCAGCACGGTCTGGAGATCGTCGCCGCACTGAGCCAGGAGGTCGAGATCCAGCGTGAACCGGACGGCAAGCGCATCACCGCGCGTATCGCCCTGAACCGGCCGCCCCGGGACGGCTGA